The following proteins come from a genomic window of Phycodurus eques isolate BA_2022a chromosome 9, UOR_Pequ_1.1, whole genome shotgun sequence:
- the tgfb5 gene encoding transforming growth factor beta-2 proprotein: MWLSRLALLLLLRLSVALVKGINTCAFINLDEQKSRRIEAVRGQILSKLRIQSPPDDDDEAAVAAAGGAVPAEVILLYNSTRELLKERARLTDSTCERESSEEDYYAKEVQRIDMLPSRTQTNAVQPLPLDPHYRSVQFDVSSVDLTNSTLVKAEFRIFRAPNPQARASEQRVEIYQLLKPDEESTSTQRYVDSRTVQPRAKGAWLSVDVTETVKDWVSEPEKNLGLKLGVHCPCCTFVPSTNNIVPNKSEELEALFAGVDDEQLRQLKKQSQVKGQADFSSKTPHLILTLLPSDRVDNPAKRNRKKRAAATDAATCSRGSESGCCLRSLYIDFRRDLNWKWIHEPKGYKANFCAGNCPYLWSANNHYNMILPLYNKLNPEASASPCCVPQDLEPLTIMYFIGRSPRVEQLSNMVVKSCKCR, translated from the exons ATGTGGCTGTCTCGCCTGGCTCTGCTGCTCCTTCTCCGGCTGTCCGTCGCGCTGGTCAAGGGTATCAACACTTGCGCCTTCATCAACCTGGACGAACAGAAGTCGCGGCGCATCGAGGCGGTGCGCGGCCAGATCCTCAGCAAGCTGCGCATCCAGAGCCCgccggacgacgacgacgaggcgGCGGTTGCGGCGGCCGGAGGTGCGGTGCCCGCGGAGGTCATTTTGCTGTACAACAGCACTCGGGAGCTGCTGAAAGAGAGAGCGCGACTGACGGATTCGACGTGCGAGCGAGAGAGCAGCGAGGAGGACTACTACGCTAAAGAAGTGCAGAGGATTGACATGCTGCCCTCGCGCACGCAAACCA ACGCGGTGCAGCCACTGCCGCTGGACCCACATTACAGAAGTGTCCAGTTTGACGTGAGCAGTGTGGACCTGACCAACAGCACGCTGGTCAAGGCTGAGTTCAGGATCTTCCGAGCCCCCAACCCGCAGGCCCGGGCCTCCGAGCAGAGAGTGGAGATCTATCAG CTGCTGAAACCAGATGAGGAGAGCACATCCACACAGCGCTACGTCGACTCTCGCACCGTGCAGCCGCGGGCAAAGGGAGCCTGGCTCTCCGTGGACGTCACCGAAACCGTCAAGGACTGGGTGTCGGAGCCAG AGAAGAATCTGGGCTTGAAGCTGGGGGTCCACTGTCCCTGCTGCACCTTTGTGCCCTCCACCAACAACATTGTTCCCAACAAGAGTGAAGAACTGGAGGCTCTTTTTGCAG GCGTGGACGACGAACAGCTGCGACAGCTAAAGAAGCAGAGCCAGGTTAAAGGTCAGGCTGATTTCAGCAGCAAGACGCCTCACCTCATCCTCACCCTGCTGCCCAGTGACCGGGTGGACAACCCGGCCAAGAGGAACCGCAAGAAGAGGGCGGCGGCCACCGACGCGGCCACCTGCTCGCG TGGTTCCGAGTCGGGCTGCTGCCTGCGCTCGCTCTACATCGACTTCCGGCGCGACCTCAACTGGAAGTGGATCCACGAGCCCAAAGGTTACAAGGCCAACTTCTGTGCCGGCAACTGTCCTTACCTCTGGAGCGCCAACAACCACTACAACATG ATCCTGCCCCTGTACAACAAGCTGAACCCCGAAGCATCGGCGTCGCCCTGCTGCGTCCCCCAGGACCTGGAGCCGCTCACCATCATGTACTTCATCGGGCGCAGCCCCCGTGTCGAGCAGCTCTCTAACATGGTGGTCAAGTCCTGCAAGTGTCGCTAG
- the kcnk4a gene encoding uncharacterized protein kcnk4a isoform X1 produces MCISVCVCILSCVCMCPDGSHAGGLFFKPLVWLWIVFGLAYFASILTMIGNWLRVLSKRTRAEMEELRAHATDWTQHMSKDFRIPNPLEFNDPFLLQRRRWKRSERRRIRRGAHVTLGYWARGGSENGHLRGRWGGPSGSVSHLEGLCSSLERTMMTKPRGRLGGGGGTMPRTKPSEPSAVLRQQALRRSLPHLLMRSFSLPAAPSAFELDSPEGGMQEGSLSGSDFDSRSDVSSTSSSFSVLRKLGAHRAVEAGGDKMNSEEEDRRVENKPSPDPSSLPPSASLPPYSTGLLDFFGENLAYIDESSDALSERGDETRRHLRKPKRKSLRSVKKEQERSPPQTRRPSGDMQPPSNPPTPPPDSPLTHTDSPQTL; encoded by the exons ATGTGTatatctgtctgtgtgtgtatcctttcgtgtgtgtgtatgtgtccaGATGGTAGTCACGCTGGCGGGCTGTTCTTTAAACCTCTGGTGTGGTTGTGGATCGTGTTTGGTCTGGCCTACTTTGCCTCCATCCTCACCATGATTGGCAACTGGCTGCGTGTGCTCTCCAAGAGGACCCGCGCTGAG ATGGAGGAGTTGCGCGCCCACGCCACCGACTGGACGCAGCACATGTCCAAGGACTTCCGCATCCCCAACCCCTTGGAGTTCAACGACCCGTTCCTCCTGCAGCGCCGGCGCTGGAAGCGAAGCGAGCGTCGCCGCATCCGCCGCGGGGCCCACGTCACGCTGGGTTACTGGGCCCGGGGCGGCTCCGAGAACGGACACCTCCGCGGCCGCTGGGGCGGCCCGTCCGGCTCCGTGAGCCACCTGGAGGGGCTCTGCTCCTCCCTGGAGAGGACGATGATGACCAAGCCGAGGGGGAggctcggcggcggcggcgggacgATGCCGAGGACGAAGCCCTCCGAGCCGTCTGCGGTTTTGCGCCAACAGGCGCTGCGTCGCTCCTTACCTCACCTGCTCATGCGTTCCTTCTCCCTTCCCGCCGCTCCGTCCGCATTCGAGttggactcccctgaaggcgGCATGCAGGAGGGCTCCCTCTCAGGATCTGATTTTGACTCCAGATCCGACGTCTCCTCCACGTCTTCGTCCTTCTCGGTTCTCCGGAAGCTCGGGGCTCACCGTGCGGTCGAAGCTGGAGGAGACAAAATGAACTCAGAAGAGGAAGACAGACGCGTTGAAAACAAACCTTCACCTGACCCAAGTTCCCTCCCCCCGTCGgcttccctccctccctactCCACGGGCCTCCTGGACTTCTTCGGCGAGAACCTGGCATACATCGACGAGTCGTCGGACGCGCTTAGCGAGCGCGGCGACGAGACAAGGCGGCACCTGCGGAAGCCCAAGAGGAAGAGCCTGAGGAGCGTGAAGAAAGAACAGGAGCGGAGCCCCCCGCAGACCAGGAGGCCCAGCGGGGACATGCAGCCACCGTCCAATCCGCCCACGCCGCCTCCGGACTCGCCGCTGACTCACACGGACTCGCCACAGACACTCTGA
- the kcnk4a gene encoding uncharacterized protein kcnk4a isoform X2, which produces MEELRAHATDWTQHMSKDFRIPNPLEFNDPFLLQRRRWKRSERRRIRRGAHVTLGYWARGGSENGHLRGRWGGPSGSVSHLEGLCSSLERTMMTKPRGRLGGGGGTMPRTKPSEPSAVLRQQALRRSLPHLLMRSFSLPAAPSAFELDSPEGGMQEGSLSGSDFDSRSDVSSTSSSFSVLRKLGAHRAVEAGGDKMNSEEEDRRVENKPSPDPSSLPPSASLPPYSTGLLDFFGENLAYIDESSDALSERGDETRRHLRKPKRKSLRSVKKEQERSPPQTRRPSGDMQPPSNPPTPPPDSPLTHTDSPQTL; this is translated from the coding sequence ATGGAGGAGTTGCGCGCCCACGCCACCGACTGGACGCAGCACATGTCCAAGGACTTCCGCATCCCCAACCCCTTGGAGTTCAACGACCCGTTCCTCCTGCAGCGCCGGCGCTGGAAGCGAAGCGAGCGTCGCCGCATCCGCCGCGGGGCCCACGTCACGCTGGGTTACTGGGCCCGGGGCGGCTCCGAGAACGGACACCTCCGCGGCCGCTGGGGCGGCCCGTCCGGCTCCGTGAGCCACCTGGAGGGGCTCTGCTCCTCCCTGGAGAGGACGATGATGACCAAGCCGAGGGGGAggctcggcggcggcggcgggacgATGCCGAGGACGAAGCCCTCCGAGCCGTCTGCGGTTTTGCGCCAACAGGCGCTGCGTCGCTCCTTACCTCACCTGCTCATGCGTTCCTTCTCCCTTCCCGCCGCTCCGTCCGCATTCGAGttggactcccctgaaggcgGCATGCAGGAGGGCTCCCTCTCAGGATCTGATTTTGACTCCAGATCCGACGTCTCCTCCACGTCTTCGTCCTTCTCGGTTCTCCGGAAGCTCGGGGCTCACCGTGCGGTCGAAGCTGGAGGAGACAAAATGAACTCAGAAGAGGAAGACAGACGCGTTGAAAACAAACCTTCACCTGACCCAAGTTCCCTCCCCCCGTCGgcttccctccctccctactCCACGGGCCTCCTGGACTTCTTCGGCGAGAACCTGGCATACATCGACGAGTCGTCGGACGCGCTTAGCGAGCGCGGCGACGAGACAAGGCGGCACCTGCGGAAGCCCAAGAGGAAGAGCCTGAGGAGCGTGAAGAAAGAACAGGAGCGGAGCCCCCCGCAGACCAGGAGGCCCAGCGGGGACATGCAGCCACCGTCCAATCCGCCCACGCCGCCTCCGGACTCGCCGCTGACTCACACGGACTCGCCACAGACACTCTGA
- the trmt112 gene encoding multifunctional methyltransferase subunit TRM112-like protein: MKLLTHNMLTSHVKGVTKGYPLLIKATEVKVNEVDFNAQFVSRMIPKLDWSALLQAADELGQRQDLPSELMADFESNEEFLKNVHRVLLEVEVIEGCLQCPESGREFPISKGIPNMLLNEDEV, from the exons atgaaGCTTCTTACGCATAACATGCTGACGTCTCACGTCAAGGGCGTAACGAAAGGGTATCCGCTGCTtatcaag GCAACTGAGGTGAAGGTGAACGAGGTGGACTTTAACGCTCAGTTCGTCAGCCGCATGATCCCCAAACTTGATTGGAGCGCTCTGCTCCAAGCTGCGGACGAG TTGGGTCAGCGACAAGATCTGCCCAGTGAACTGATGGCTGACTTTGAGAGCAATGAGGAGTTCCTCAAGAACGTGCATAGAGTTCTCTTGGAG GTGGAGGTGATTGAGGGCTGTCTGCAGTGTCCCGAGTCAGGACGAGAGTTCCCCATCTCCAAAGGGATCCCCAACATGCTGCTCAATGAAGATGAGGTGTAG